Proteins co-encoded in one Streptomyces roseochromogenus subsp. oscitans DS 12.976 genomic window:
- the coaD gene encoding pantetheine-phosphate adenylyltransferase: MRRAVCPGSFDPITNGHLDIIGRASRLYDEVYVAVMINKAKKGLFEIEERIELIREVTADYGNVRVEAFHGLLVDFCKQRDIPAIVKGLRAVSDFDYELQMAQMNNGLTGVETLFVPTNPTYSFLSSSLVKEVAAWGGDVSHLVPAPVLEALNKRLRKD; encoded by the coding sequence GTGCGCCGCGCCGTCTGTCCCGGGTCGTTCGACCCGATCACCAACGGACATCTCGACATCATTGGCCGCGCCTCCCGTCTGTACGACGAGGTCTACGTCGCCGTGATGATCAACAAGGCCAAGAAGGGCCTGTTCGAGATCGAGGAGCGGATCGAGCTGATCCGCGAGGTCACCGCCGACTACGGCAACGTCCGGGTCGAGGCCTTCCACGGCCTCCTCGTCGACTTCTGCAAGCAGCGCGACATCCCCGCCATCGTCAAGGGCCTGCGCGCCGTCAGCGACTTCGACTACGAACTGCAGATGGCGCAGATGAACAACGGCCTCACCGGCGTCGAAACGCTCTTCGTGCCCACCAACCCCACCTACAGCTTCCTCTCCTCCTCCCTGGTCAAGGAGGTCGCGGCCTGGGGCGGCGACGTCTCCCACCTGGTGCCCGCCCCGGTGCTGGAGGCCCTGAACAAGCGCCTGCGCAAGGACTGA
- the rsmD gene encoding 16S rRNA (guanine(966)-N(2))-methyltransferase RsmD: MTRVIAGRAGGRRLSVPPGTGTRPTSDRAREGLFSTWQSLLGGPLDGARVLDLYAGSGAVGLEALSRGASHTLLVEADARAARTVRENVKNLGLPGAEVRAGKAEQVIKTAPPAAPYDIVFLDPPYAVTDDDLREILLTLRSLGWIAKDALVTVERSTRGGAFHWPDGFEALRSRRYGEGTFWYGHAAATCEDAP, encoded by the coding sequence ATGACCCGCGTGATCGCCGGCCGGGCAGGCGGACGGCGCCTCTCAGTACCGCCCGGCACCGGAACCCGGCCGACATCGGACCGCGCACGCGAGGGCCTCTTCTCCACCTGGCAGTCCCTCCTGGGCGGCCCCCTGGACGGCGCACGCGTCCTCGACCTCTACGCCGGCTCCGGCGCCGTGGGCCTGGAGGCTCTGTCCCGGGGCGCGAGCCACACCCTCCTGGTCGAGGCCGACGCCCGCGCAGCCAGAACCGTCCGTGAGAACGTGAAAAACCTGGGCCTGCCCGGCGCAGAGGTAAGAGCGGGCAAAGCGGAACAAGTAATCAAAACCGCGCCCCCCGCCGCACCGTACGACATCGTCTTCCTCGACCCCCCGTACGCCGTCACAGATGACGATCTTCGCGAGATTCTCCTCACACTCCGCTCGTTGGGCTGGATCGCGAAGGACGCGCTGGTCACCGTGGAGCGCAGCACCAGAGGCGGCGCATTCCACTGGCCGGACGGTTTCGAGGCCCTACGGTCCCGTCGCTACGGCGAGGGAACGTTTTGGTACGGTCACGCCGCCGCTACGTGCGAAGACGCACCATGA
- the recG gene encoding ATP-dependent DNA helicase RecG: MDLVPALEEPLKQPLKSVLGPATAKVMAEHLGLRTVGDLLHHYPRRYEERGQLTHLADLPMDEHVTVVAQVADARLHTFASAKAPRGKGQRLEVTITDGSGRLQLVFFGNGVHKPHKELLPGTRAMFAGKVSVFNRRLQLAHPAYELLRGDSDETVESWAGALIPIYPATAKLESWKIGKAVQTVLPTAQEALDPLPQSLREGRALLPLPEAILKIHRPHTKADIADARARLKWDEAFVLQVALARRRHADAQLPAAPRRPKPDGLLAAFDDRLPFTLTEGQQKVSKEIFDDLATEHPMHRLLQGEVGSGKTMVALRAMLAVVDAGGQAAMLAPTEVLAQQHHRSITEMMGELAEGGMLGGTEHATKVVLLTGSMGAAARRQALLDLVTGEAGIVIGTHALIEDKIQFHDLGLVVVDEQHRFGVEQRDALRGKGKQPPHLLVMTATPIPRTVAMTVFGDLETSVLDQLPAGRSPIASHVVPAADKPHFLARAWERIREEVANGHQAYVVCPRIGDDIDEAADPKKAKKSPEDEAEKRPPLAVLDVADQLAKGPLQSLKVEVLHGRMHPDDKDAVMRRFAAGETDVLVATTVIEVGVNVPNATAMVIMDADRFGVSQLHQLRGRVGRGSAPGLCLLVSEMPEASAARQRLNAVASTLDGFELSRIDLEQRREGDVLGQAQSGARTSLRVLAVIEDEEVIAEAREEAAAVVAADPELQQLPGLRTALDALLDEEREQYLEKG, translated from the coding sequence ATGGATCTCGTGCCCGCACTGGAAGAACCACTGAAGCAGCCACTGAAGTCAGTGCTCGGCCCCGCCACCGCGAAGGTGATGGCCGAGCACCTCGGCCTGCGCACCGTCGGCGACCTCCTCCACCACTACCCGCGCAGATACGAGGAGCGCGGCCAGCTCACCCATCTCGCCGACCTCCCCATGGACGAGCACGTCACAGTGGTCGCCCAGGTGGCCGACGCCCGGCTGCACACCTTCGCCTCCGCCAAGGCCCCCCGCGGCAAGGGCCAGCGCCTGGAGGTCACGATCACCGACGGCAGCGGCCGGCTCCAGCTGGTCTTCTTCGGCAACGGCGTCCACAAACCCCACAAGGAGCTGCTGCCGGGCACACGCGCGATGTTCGCCGGCAAGGTCTCCGTCTTCAACCGCCGCCTCCAACTCGCCCACCCGGCCTACGAGTTGCTGCGAGGCGACAGCGACGAGACGGTCGAGAGCTGGGCCGGCGCGCTGATCCCCATCTACCCCGCCACAGCCAAACTGGAGTCCTGGAAGATCGGCAAGGCGGTCCAGACGGTCCTGCCCACCGCCCAGGAGGCCCTCGACCCGCTGCCGCAGTCCCTCCGCGAGGGCCGCGCGCTCCTCCCCCTCCCCGAGGCCATCCTCAAGATCCACCGCCCGCACACCAAGGCCGACATCGCGGACGCCCGCGCCCGCCTGAAGTGGGACGAGGCCTTCGTCCTCCAGGTCGCCCTGGCCCGCCGCCGCCACGCGGACGCCCAGCTCCCGGCCGCCCCCCGCCGCCCGAAGCCAGACGGCCTCCTCGCGGCCTTCGACGACCGCCTGCCCTTCACCCTCACCGAGGGCCAGCAGAAGGTCTCCAAGGAGATCTTCGACGACCTCGCCACGGAACACCCGATGCACCGCCTGCTGCAGGGCGAGGTCGGCAGTGGGAAGACCATGGTGGCCCTCCGCGCCATGCTCGCCGTCGTCGACGCCGGCGGGCAGGCGGCCATGCTCGCGCCCACCGAGGTCCTCGCCCAGCAGCACCACCGCTCCATCACCGAGATGATGGGCGAGCTGGCCGAGGGCGGCATGCTGGGCGGTACCGAGCACGCCACCAAGGTCGTGCTGCTCACCGGCTCCATGGGCGCCGCCGCCCGCCGCCAGGCCCTGCTGGACCTGGTCACCGGCGAGGCCGGCATCGTCATCGGCACCCACGCCCTGATCGAGGACAAGATCCAGTTCCATGACCTCGGCCTGGTCGTGGTGGACGAACAGCACCGCTTCGGCGTGGAACAGCGAGACGCCCTGCGCGGCAAGGGAAAGCAGCCTCCCCACCTCCTGGTCATGACGGCCACCCCCATCCCGCGCACGGTCGCCATGACGGTCTTCGGCGACCTGGAGACCTCCGTCCTCGACCAGCTCCCGGCCGGCCGTTCCCCGATCGCCAGCCATGTCGTCCCCGCCGCCGACAAGCCGCACTTCCTCGCCCGCGCCTGGGAGCGGATCCGCGAGGAGGTGGCGAACGGCCATCAGGCGTACGTCGTCTGCCCTCGCATCGGCGACGACATCGATGAGGCCGCCGACCCGAAGAAGGCGAAGAAGTCCCCGGAGGACGAGGCCGAGAAGCGTCCGCCCCTGGCCGTCCTCGACGTGGCGGACCAGCTGGCCAAGGGCCCCCTCCAGAGCCTGAAGGTCGAGGTCCTCCACGGCCGTATGCACCCTGACGACAAGGACGCGGTGATGCGCCGCTTCGCCGCCGGCGAGACGGACGTCCTGGTCGCCACGACCGTGATCGAGGTGGGCGTCAACGTCCCCAACGCCACCGCCATGGTGATCATGGACGCCGACCGCTTCGGTGTCTCCCAGCTCCACCAGCTCCGCGGCCGCGTCGGCCGTGGCTCGGCTCCCGGTCTCTGTCTCCTGGTCTCCGAGATGCCCGAGGCCAGCGCCGCCCGCCAGCGCCTGAACGCCGTCGCCTCCACCCTCGACGGCTTCGAGCTCTCCCGCATCGACCTCGAACAGCGCCGCGAGGGCGACGTTCTCGGCCAGGCCCAGTCCGGCGCCCGCACCAGCCTGCGCGTCCTCGCGGTCATCGAGGACGAGGAGGTCATCGCGGAGGCGAGGGAGGAGGCGGCGGCGGTCGTAGCGGCGGATCCGGAGCTGCAGCAACTTCCCGGCTTGCGTACGGCCTTGGACGCCCTGTTGGACGAGGAGAGGGAGCAGTACTTGGAAAAGGGCTAG
- a CDS encoding HSP90 family protein, giving the protein MDSQTSQSAQASQSPHSPHTFQVDLRGLVDLLSHHLYSSPRVYLRELLQNAVDAVTARRAEQPDAPARIRLHPADGGLRVEDSGIGLTEADVHELLATIGRSSKRAESLQEARSGFLGQFGIGLLACFLVAERIRVVSRSARTPGTPPVEWIARDDGSYTVRTLDGSARPEPGTTVYLTARAGAAEWLAPERVLTLARDFGALLPYDVRVGEEPVTELPAPWDRPYPSPVSRRAALARHCRELFGFAPLDSIDLDVPLAGIRGVAYVLPAAVSPAQRATHRVHLKGMLLTERAEQLLPDWAFFVRCVLDTDSLRPTASRESLYEDETLAAVREALGTRIRSWLTGLAAGDPERLTAFLAVHHLGVKSLARHDRGMLRTMLPWLPFETTDGQLSLEEFAQRHPVVHFTRTVEEYRQVAPIASAQGVGVVNGGYTYDSELVEALPAVRPGTVVAELDADTVTAHLDAVDPGEELALTGFLAAARARLDPLNCDVVLRAFHPLSVPALHLDDRAARHEQARAAAEEQADDLWAGILGSLRGSAPRARLVLNHLNPLIRRIGSLKDRELIGTATESLYGQALLMAQRPLRPADSALLNRAFIGLLEWATHGESTHGESAHGEGDR; this is encoded by the coding sequence ATGGACTCCCAGACCTCACAGTCAGCCCAGGCATCCCAGTCACCTCACTCACCTCACACGTTCCAGGTCGACCTGCGCGGTCTGGTGGACCTGCTCTCCCATCACCTCTACTCCAGTCCCAGGGTCTATCTGCGCGAGCTGCTGCAGAACGCCGTCGACGCCGTCACCGCGCGGCGCGCCGAACAGCCGGACGCCCCGGCGCGGATCCGGCTGCACCCGGCGGACGGCGGCCTGCGGGTGGAGGACAGCGGCATCGGCCTCACCGAGGCGGACGTGCACGAGCTGCTGGCCACCATCGGGCGCAGCTCCAAGCGGGCCGAGAGCCTGCAGGAGGCCCGCTCGGGCTTCCTCGGCCAGTTCGGCATCGGTCTGCTCGCCTGTTTCCTGGTCGCCGAGCGGATCCGGGTGGTCAGCCGCAGCGCCCGTACGCCCGGCACGCCGCCGGTGGAGTGGATCGCGCGCGACGACGGCTCGTACACCGTGCGCACGCTGGACGGCTCGGCGCGGCCCGAGCCGGGCACCACCGTGTATCTCACCGCCCGCGCGGGAGCCGCCGAGTGGCTGGCGCCGGAGCGGGTGCTGACCCTGGCCCGCGACTTCGGTGCGCTGCTGCCGTACGACGTCCGGGTGGGCGAGGAGCCGGTCACCGAGTTGCCCGCGCCCTGGGACCGGCCGTACCCGAGCCCGGTGAGCAGACGGGCGGCGCTGGCCCGGCACTGTCGCGAGCTGTTCGGTTTCGCGCCGCTGGACTCGATCGACCTGGACGTGCCGCTGGCCGGGATCCGCGGGGTGGCGTACGTGCTGCCCGCGGCCGTGAGCCCCGCCCAGCGGGCGACCCATCGGGTGCACCTGAAGGGCATGCTGCTGACCGAGCGGGCCGAACAGCTGCTCCCCGACTGGGCGTTCTTCGTGCGGTGTGTGCTGGACACCGACAGCCTGCGGCCCACGGCCTCGCGCGAGTCGCTGTACGAGGACGAGACGCTGGCCGCCGTGCGGGAGGCGCTCGGGACAAGGATTCGTTCGTGGCTCACGGGGCTCGCCGCCGGTGATCCCGAACGGCTGACGGCCTTCCTCGCCGTGCACCACCTGGGCGTGAAGTCCCTCGCCCGGCACGACCGCGGCATGCTGCGCACAATGCTGCCCTGGCTGCCGTTCGAGACCACCGACGGGCAGCTGTCCCTGGAGGAGTTCGCGCAGCGGCACCCGGTGGTGCACTTCACGCGGACCGTCGAGGAGTACCGGCAGGTCGCGCCGATCGCCTCGGCGCAGGGCGTCGGGGTCGTCAACGGCGGCTACACGTACGACAGCGAGCTGGTCGAGGCGCTGCCGGCGGTGCGGCCGGGGACGGTCGTCGCCGAGCTGGACGCGGACACCGTGACCGCGCACCTGGACGCGGTCGACCCGGGCGAGGAGCTGGCCCTGACCGGCTTCCTGGCGGCCGCGCGGGCCCGGCTCGACCCGTTGAACTGCGACGTCGTACTGCGCGCCTTCCACCCGTTGTCGGTGCCCGCGCTGCATCTGGACGACCGGGCCGCCCGGCACGAGCAGGCGCGCGCGGCGGCCGAGGAGCAGGCCGACGACCTGTGGGCGGGCATCCTGGGCTCGCTGCGCGGCAGCGCGCCACGCGCGCGTCTGGTGCTCAACCATCTCAACCCGCTGATCCGGCGCATCGGTTCGCTGAAGGACCGGGAACTGATCGGCACCGCCACCGAGTCGCTGTACGGGCAGGCCCTGCTGATGGCGCAGCGCCCGCTCCGGCCGGCCGACTCGGCGCTGCTGAACCGGGCGTTCATCGGCCTCCTGGAATGGGCCACACACGGCGAGTCCACACACGGCGAGTCCGCGCATGGGGAGGGCGATCGCTGA
- the rpmB gene encoding 50S ribosomal protein L28 — translation MAANCDVCGKGPGFGNNISHSHRRTSRRWNPNIQRVRTVVGGTPKRVNACTSCIKAGKVSR, via the coding sequence GTGGCTGCCAACTGCGACGTCTGCGGCAAGGGGCCGGGCTTCGGCAACAACATCTCGCACTCGCACCGCCGTACGTCCCGCCGCTGGAACCCGAACATCCAGCGTGTGCGTACCGTGGTCGGCGGGACGCCGAAGCGCGTGAACGCTTGCACCTCGTGCATCAAGGCCGGCAAGGTCTCGCGCTGA